The following DNA comes from Miscanthus floridulus cultivar M001 chromosome 5, ASM1932011v1, whole genome shotgun sequence.
GCTTTTATATTTGTTGTCTTTCCAATTAATTCTATTAACAGTTTTCATAATGTAGTACCATGATGGCTCAGAAAAACGATAACATCACATACCGTATTTTCGAGCAAAGTAGCTGGTTATCAAGCAGTAGTTTTTTCGTCCATGATGGCTTGCCACCTCCTTCAGTGACTATCTCCTCCTGTCGTCTACTAATTGTATCTTCAAGTGAGTATAGGGTTGTCATAACCTGCCTGCCTTCATTGGGCTGTGAAGGGAAATCGTAAAATTAATTTTAATCGTGAATCGAAGTCTATTTCAGGAAAGGGTAACTTAATAATGAGTACCTTTGAACTTTGTAGAGCATCATAAACTGAAGTATAATAACACGTTTCTGCTCCTGTATGGCACGTAGGTCCATCTGGCTTTCCAAGGTATATTATCTAAGTTGTACGAAAAATAAAACATCTGTGCAGTTAGTACCCTCTGAAGTCGAAGTGAAAGTATTTATTCACAACACAGAACATGCTTACAGAATCACGGTCACAGTCCAGGAAAATGTCATGCACATTAATGAAGTTCATGGATGTCTCCCCTTTAGTCCACAAGGAAGACCGTGAGCGGCTAAAGAATGTAGCTTTCCTGGTTGATATAGTTTTTGCAAGGGCTTCTTTATTAGCAAAGCCCTGCATAAGAATGGCTCCAGTATCCACATTTTGTGCAACAGCAACAGCCAACCCTTTGTTGTCCCACTTCACACTGTCTAGTAATGTGTCAACCTAATTTTTTATGCAGCACAATAATAAACTTATGTTAGGCTTCAATGATAGTTAAACTCTATATTAGAGGAACAATAAAAAACATACATTCTCCTTTCCATTTAAAACTGATGCAAA
Coding sequences within:
- the LOC136451982 gene encoding histidine biosynthesis bifunctional protein hisIE, chloroplastic-like yields the protein MAAAPAAAPTHAPVSSSSACRAGIFSSGTSFPNFRSAAASAPGWRRREPYRAVSVVAGSAQSAPGAVAVDTEVDTLLDSVKWDNKGLAVAVAQNVDTGAILMQGFANKEALAKTISTRKATFFSRSRSSLWTKGETSMNFINVHDIFLDCDRDSIIYLGKPDGPTCHTGAETCYYTSVYDALQSSKPNEGRQVMTTLYSLEDTISRRQEEIVTEGGGKPSWTKKLLLDNQLLCSKIREEAGELIQTLLENEDQSRAASEMADLLYHAMVLLRVKDVKMEEVLEVLRKRFSQSGIEEKASRNKS